From the genome of Streptomyces sp. JH34:
TCGCCGACGACGACTTCCGGGACGACGGCGTCGACGGCGGCGAGGTGGGCCCAGGCCACACCGTGACCGCGCTCTACGCCGTGCGGCTCCGCGAGGGTGCCTCCGGCCACGTCGCGACGGCGACCGTGCGCTGGCTGGACCCGAAGACACGGAAGGCCCACGAGGAGACGGGATCCGTGGAGACCGGCGCGATCGGCGGAGGACTCTGGGACGACGCCGGCGCACGGCTCCAGGTGACCGCGGTGGCCGCCTACTTCGCGGACACGCTGCGCGGCGGTGACCTCCCCGGAACGCCCGCGCTCGGTGAACTCGCCGACCGTGCGCGGAAGCTGGCCTCCTCCACCGAGGACAAAGCCGTGGAGAAGCTCGCGACGATGATCGAACAGGCCGACCGGATCAAGAACGGCGGCGGGGACGGACCGCCCGGCGACGAGGGCGAGGGCGAAGTCGGCTGACACGGCCGTCCGGCCCGTGCGGGGCGACGGCGACGACCCGCACGCGCCCCCTGGAGCACGCTTGCCCCGGCTGTCACGGACAGCCGGGGCGGACGGGGCGGCATCAGGGTGTTCCGCCCGCTACGCCAGGTGGAACACCTCGGTCAGCGGGACCATGGCCTCGTCGGCGGCCTCCGACTGCTCGAAGAACTCGGCCATCTCCCGCTGCCAGCGGGCGTTGACCTCCGTCGCGGCCATCGCTTCCCTGGCCGCGTCGAAGTCCTCCGTCTCCAGATACCCGACCAGCAGGCCGTCCTGGCGGAGGAACAGCGAGTAGTTGTGCCAGCCCGCCTCCGACAGCGCGGCGAGCATGTCCGGCCACACCGCCGCATGGCGCTCGCGGTACTCGTCCTTGCGGTCCTCACGGACCTTCAGCAGAAAACAGACGCGCTGCATGAAGACGGCTCCCCCGATCAGAAGTCGAACGTGTCGATGTTCTCGGAGTCGAAGACGGTCGGCTCCCCGAGGATGACCTCGCCGTCCTTGCCGATCGTGTACTCACCGAGCTTGCCCGCCTTGAACTTCTCGCCCTCCGCACCGGTGATCTGCCCCGACGCCAGGGAGGCGGCCGCGTACGAGCCGAGGTAGCCGAGCTCTTCCGGGTTCCAGAGCGAGAACTGCTCGACCGTGCCGTCCTTGACGTACTTGCGCATCTGGTTCGGCGTGCCGAGCCCGTTCAGCACGACCTCGCCCTTGTACGAGGAGTCGCTCAGGTAGCGCGCCGCCGCGGCGATGCCGACCGTGGTGGGGGAGATGATGCCCTTGAGGTCGGGATAGGCCTGCATGAGGCCCTGCGTCTGCTGGAACGACTTCTGGTCCGCGTCGTCGCCGTACGCGACCTTGACCAGCTCCATCCCCTTGTACTCGGGGAGCTTCAGCTCCTCCTTCATGAACTCGATCCAGGTGTTCTGGTTCGTCGCGTTCTGCGTGGCCGACAGGATCGCGACCTTGCCCTTGTAGCCGATCTGCTTTCCGAGGTGCTGGACCAGACTGCGGCCGATCTCCTCGGAGCTGGCCTGGTTGATGAAGAGCTGCCGGCAGTCCTTCGCCGTGTCGGAGTCGTACGCGACGACCTTGATGTCCTTCTTCATGGCCTGCTTGAGCGGGCCGCACACCGCGTTCGGGTCGTTCGCCGCGACGAGGATGGCGTCCTGACGCTGTTGGATCAGGGTGTTGATGTAGGAGACCTGCGAGGACGCGTTCGCGTCGGACGGGCCGACCTCCTTGCCCGTGCCGCCGTACTCCTTCGCCGCGTCGATGCCCGCCTCGTCGACGATCTTCTCGTACGGGTTGTTGATCTGCTTGGGCAGGAAGGCGATCTTCAGGCCCTTCTTCAGCGGGGCGTCCGGGTCGGCCTTCGCCGAGCTCGCGGCCTTCGCACCCCCGCTCCCCTCGCTGTCCTTCGTGGTGCCGGAACAGGCGGTGAGGGCGAGAGCGAGGGAGACGGCGGTGGCTGCGGTCGCGACGGCGCGGCGCCCAGCGGCATTGCGGAGCATCATGGCGGCGTGTGCCTTTCGGAGAGGTACGGGCGGAGGACGGGGTGTCAGGACGACGGGGGTGCGGGAGTGCGCGCGGTCCGCCTGTGCCGTCGTGCGACGACCGTCGCGATGACCCGTGGGGTCAGGACGGACGCCACCAGGAGCAGTCCGGTCACGATGACCT
Proteins encoded in this window:
- a CDS encoding L-rhamnose mutarotase, which gives rise to MQRVCFLLKVREDRKDEYRERHAAVWPDMLAALSEAGWHNYSLFLRQDGLLVGYLETEDFDAAREAMAATEVNARWQREMAEFFEQSEAADEAMVPLTEVFHLA
- the rhaS gene encoding rhamnose ABC transporter substrate-binding protein, producing the protein MMLRNAAGRRAVATAATAVSLALALTACSGTTKDSEGSGGAKAASSAKADPDAPLKKGLKIAFLPKQINNPYEKIVDEAGIDAAKEYGGTGKEVGPSDANASSQVSYINTLIQQRQDAILVAANDPNAVCGPLKQAMKKDIKVVAYDSDTAKDCRQLFINQASSEEIGRSLVQHLGKQIGYKGKVAILSATQNATNQNTWIEFMKEELKLPEYKGMELVKVAYGDDADQKSFQQTQGLMQAYPDLKGIISPTTVGIAAAARYLSDSSYKGEVVLNGLGTPNQMRKYVKDGTVEQFSLWNPEELGYLGSYAAASLASGQITGAEGEKFKAGKLGEYTIGKDGEVILGEPTVFDSENIDTFDF